A section of the Centropristis striata isolate RG_2023a ecotype Rhode Island chromosome 7, C.striata_1.0, whole genome shotgun sequence genome encodes:
- the ido1 gene encoding indoleamine 2,3-dioxygenase 1 — MAAAESDSKSLFSLDSYHVSEELGFILPDPLEELPLFYQPWMDIALQVPELVHSHELRSHINKMPLLSSQFLQKHRELRLAHLALSVMTMGYVWQEGENNTVEMLPQSLAVPYWEVSQRLGLPPILTHADAVLANWRKKDPEGPFDMKNLELLVTLPGGDSVRGFFMVTLLVELAAVPALRNIPTVINGVRSGDSEAVARALEDTSQSLQDMTDALKLMHAYVEPSVFYGIMRIYLSGWKDNPCMPNGLVYEGVQVEPMEYSGGSAAQSSLLHCFDELLGVKHEAKSGAFLTRMRNYMLPAHKQLIQDISMQPSLKSFVQQKASERLNQAFEHCVTKLLTLRNYHINVVSRYITVPAARARQLRNQSQDSGGEVISRAPTALEERGTGGSGIMSFLKTVRDKTKDALLHETSKEMKHHS; from the exons ATGGCTGCTGCTGAATCAGACTCCAaatctcttttctctctggACTCCTACCATGTCTCTGAGGAGCTCGGCTTCATCCTCCCTGATCCTCTG GAAGAGCTTCCACTTTTCTACCAGCCATGGATGGATATTGCTCTGCAAGTCCCAGAGCTTGTGCACTCTCATGAGTTGCGCTCCCACATTAACAAG ATGCCGCTGCTGAGCAGCCAGTTTCTGCAGAAACACCGGGAGTTACGACTGGCCCACCTGGCCCTCAGCGTGATGACCATGGGCTACGTCTGGCAGGAGGGAGAGAACAACACAGTGGAG ATGCTGCCACAGAGCCTGGCGGTCCCATACTGGGAGGTGTCACAGCGCTTAGGACTTCCTCCAATTCTCACCCATGCAGATGCAGTGCTGGCTAACTGGAGGAAGAAAGATCCAGAGGG ACCTTTTGACATGAA GAACCTGGAGCTGCTGGTCACCTTGCCAGGTGGAGACAGCGTGCGAGGTTTCTTTATGGTTACTCTGCTGGTGGAGCTGGCAGCAGTCCCTGCACTGAGG AACATTCCCACTGTGATCAATGGTGTCAGGAGCGGAGACAGCGAGGCTGTAGCCAGAGCTCTGGAGGACACCAGTCAGTCTTTACAGGACATGACTGATGCACTCAAACTGATGCACG CGTATGTGGAACCTTCGGTCTTCTACGGCATTATGAGGATCTATCTGTCTGG CTGGAAAGACAACCCCTGTATGCCAAATGGATTGGTTTATGAAGGGGTCCAGGTGGAGCCGATGGAGTATTCAGGTGGGAGCGCTGCACAGAGCAGCCTGCTGCACTGCTTTGATGAACTTCTGGGGGTCAAACACGAAGCAAAAAGTG GTGCCTTTCTAACCCGCATGAGGAACTACATGCTACCTGCACACAAGCAGCTGATCCAGGACATCTCGATGCAACCCTCGCTCAAGAGTTTTGTCCAGCAGAAGGCCAGCGAACGGCTGAACCAGGCCTTTGAGCACTGTGTCACAAAATTGTTGACTTTGCGCAACTACCACATCAATGTAGTCAGCCGCTACATCACTGTACCTGCTGCCCGTGCCAGGCAACTTCGAAACCAGAGCCAGGACTCAGGCGGGGAGGTGATCAGCAGAGCACCCACAGCGTTAGAGGAGAGGGGCACCGGGGGCTCTGGCATCATGTCCTTCCTTAAGACTGTGCGGGACAAAACAAAAGACGCCTTGCTGCATGAGACAAGCAAAGAAATGAAGCACCACAGCTGA
- the LOC131974502 gene encoding rho-related BTB domain-containing protein 2-like, protein MEPCFFSRSSTNPMQHFLMLRSQLTDSDMDYERPNVETIKCVVVGDNAVGKTRLICARACNATLTQYQLLATHVPTVWAIDQYRVCQEVLERSRDVVDDVSVSLRLWDTFGDHHKDRRFAYGRSDVVVLCFSIANPNSLYHVKTMWYPEIKHFCPRAPVILVGCQLDLRYADLEAVNRARRPLARPIKSNEILPPERGREVAKELGVPYYETSVVAQFGVKDVFDNAIRAALISRRHLQFWKSHLRNVQRPLLQAPFLPPKPPPPIITVPPPPTTTEEHPVGLLEDPHCADVILVLQERQKIFAHKIYLATSSSKFYDLFIMDTHNEEPERPSRGPLSGRELLMRAASFDVCESNDDGDRANLRACTSDGTLKDSQGGRRGRLLSSWSRAFVSIQEELVDDPVTYSPRPMTVVHMDQSMQLGPFRAVLRYLYTGQLDENEKELMHIAHIAELLEVFDLRMMVANILNNEAFMNQEITKAFHVRRTNRVKECLAKGTFSDVVFKLDDGTIMAHKPLLISSCDWMAAMFGGPFVESCTKEVLFPNTTRSCMRAVLEYLYTGRFCSRPDLDAMELIVLANRLCLPHLVALTELYTVTVLTEAAMMGADIDGDVLVYLDMAQFHGAQQLTGWCLHHICTNYNSVCRKFPREMKSKSTENQEYFEKHRWPPVWYLKEDDHYQRARKERDKEDYLYQRRQCKRKWLFWNLPSSPNSNSPSSGSSAVI, encoded by the exons ATGGAGCCCTGCTTTTTTTCTCGTTCATCGACCAACCCGATGCAGCACTTCCTTATGTTGCG GTCCCAGCTGACAGATTCTGATATGGACTATGAGAGGCCAAACGTTGAAACTATCAAGTGTGTGGTGGTGGGAGACAATGCAGTCGGAAAGACCCGCCTTATCTGTGCTCGGGCCTGCAATGCCACACTGACTCAGTACCAGCTACTCGCTACACATGTGCCCACAGTCTGGGCAATCGACCAGTACAGAGTCTGCCAGGAG GTATTAGAGCGCTCCAGAGATGTGGTGGATGATGTCAGTGTGTCCCTTCGTCTCTGGGATACTTTTGGAGACCATCATAAGGACCGGCGTTTTGCGTATGGCAG GTCTGATGTGGTGGTACTGTGCTTCTCAATCGCCAACCCCAACTCTCTGTACCATGTGAAGACCATGTGGTACCCTGAGATCAAGCACTTTTGCCCCCGTGCTCCTGTCATCTTGGTGGGCTGTCAGCTGGACCTGCGCTATGCAGACCTGGAGGCAGTGAACAGGGCACGGAGGCCTTTAGCTAG acCCATTAAATCCAACGAGATCCTTCCTCCAGAGAGAGGCCGGGAGGTGGCCAAAGAGTTGGGAGTGCCATATTATGAAACCAGTGTTGTTGCTCAATTTGGAGTCAAGGACGTCTTTGATAACGCGATCCGAGCTGCGCTCATCTCGCGCCGACACCTGCAGTTTTGGAAATCTCACCTCAGAAATGTCCAGCGGCCTCTCCTTCAGGCGCCCTTCCTGCCACCAAAACCTCCACCACCTATAATCACTGTGCCTCCTCCCCCAACCACCACAGAGGAGCATCCAGTCGGTCTTCTAGAGGACCCACACTGTGCTGATGTCATCCTGGTCCTGCAGGAGCGACAGAAAATCTTTGCACACAAGATTTACTTGGCGACATCCTCTTCAAAGTTCTATGACCTCTTTATTATGGACACACATAATGAGGAGCCTGAAAGGCCTTCTCGTGGTCCTCTCTCTGGCAGAGAGCTGCTGATGCGTGCTGCTAGCTTCGATGTTTGCGAAAGCAACGACGACGGAGACAGGGCCAACCTGAGGGCCTGCACTAGTGACGGGACCTTAAAAGACTCCCAGGGGGGCAGGCGGGGCAGGTTGCTCTCATCGTGGAGCAGAGCGTTCGTCAGCatccaggaggagctggtggATGACCCCGTCACGTACAGCCCCAGGCCCATGACTGTCGTGCACATGGACCAGTCCATGCAGCTGGGTCCTTTCCGAGCAGTGCTACGCTACCTGTACACAGGTCAGCTGGACGAGAATGAGAAAGAGCTAATGCACATTGCACACATTGCTGAGCTGCTGGAGGTCTTTGACCTGCGGATGATGGTGGCAAACATACTTAACAATGAAGCCTTCATGAACCAAGAAATCACCAAAGCCTTCCATGTACGGCGCACAAACAGAGTCAAAGAGTGTTTGGCTAAAGGCACCTTTTCTG ATGTAGTATTCAAGCTAGATGATGGGACCATCATGGCCCACAAGCCTTTACTCATCTCTAGCTGTGACTGGATGGCAGCTATGTTTGGCGGGCCTTTTGTGGAGAGCTGCACCAAAGAG GTGCTGTTTCCAAACACAACTCGCAGCTGCATGAGGGCTGTGCTGGAATATCTCTATACGGGGCGGTTTTGTTCTCGGCCTGACCTGGATGCAATGGAGCTTATTGTTCTAGCCAATCGTCTTTGCCTCCCCCACCTGGTTGCACTTACAG AGCTCTACACAGTTACAGTATTGACAGAGGCAGCGATGATGGGGGCTGACATTGATGGAGACGTGCTGGTGTACTTGGATATGGCCCAG TTCCACGGCGCCCAACAGCTCACTGGCTGGTGTCTTCACCACATCTGCACCAACTACAACAGTGTCTGCCGCAAGTTTCCCCGAGAGATGAAGTCCAAATCTACAG AGAACCAAGAATACTTTGAGAAACATCGCTGGCCGCCTGTGTGGTACCTGAAAGAGGATGACCACTACCAAAGAGCACGCAAAGAGCGTGACAAGGAGGACTACCTGTACCAGAGACGGCAATGTAAACGCAAGTGGCTCTTCTGGAACCTTCCTTCCTCCCCTAACTCTAACTCCCCTTCTTCTGGCTCGTCTGCTGTCATCTGA